The genomic segment TTCCGACCGCGCAACGGGCCCGCAAAGTGGTGTACGCCCCGGACCTGGACGGGCGAGCCGATCCCGGGGAGATCGTCTGGACGTGGGTGGCCTACGAGGACGACCCCACCCAAGGCAAGGACCGCCCGGTCCTCGTCGTCGGCCGCGACCGCAGCGTCCTGCTCGGACTCATGCTGTCCAGCCAGGCGCGCTGTGCCTCCGACCCGGATTGGGTCGGGATCGGCGCCGGCGACTGGGATTACGAGGGCAGGGAGAGCTGGGTGCGGCTGGATCGGGTGCTCGACGTGCCCGAAGAGGGCATTCGCCGTGAGGGCGCGATCCTGAAACGCGAGGTCTTCGACGTGGTGGCCGCGCGCCTGCGTACCGACTACGCCTGGCGCTGATCAGTCCGGTCCGCCCAGCGTGCAACCACCGCCAAGAATCGGCGGAACTTTCGCACTGAGAGCACGCTCGGCGAGACGCGCGCTCAGCCCTGGGTGATGTAGGACTGCAGCTGCTGCTGTTCGGCCTGGAGCTCTTCCATGCGCGTCTTGACGACGTCCCCGATGCTGACGATGCCGATCAGCTTCTTGCCGTCGAGCACGGGCACGTGACGCACCCGGTTCTTGGTCATCAGCACGCTGACCTCGTCGACCGTGTCGGACTTGGTGCACGTCGCAACGGTCGCGGTCATGATCTTGGAGATCGGGCGGGTGAGCATGCTGGGGCCATGCGCGTGCAGTTGGCGCACGACGTCGCGCTCGGACACGATGCCGACCACTCCCTCATCGCCGACCACCACCATGGCGCCGATGTTTTGCTCGGCGAGGCCGGCGAGCAATTCCCGAACCGTCGCGTCGGGATTGATCGTGGTGACCGCCGCGCCCTTGTTCCGCAAAACGTCCGCTATCCGCATCAAGCCTCCAGCTGGTTGTGATCTGCTTCACATAGGCTACGGCTATCTCGCGCGGCGGGAAAGCCAACGCGAAAACCGGCCGCCGATCAGCGATCGAACCCGCGGATCCGCGGGCAAACGCGTGTCTGACAACGGCCGATCCCATTGTTCAACTGAATGGGCCACAATCCGCCGACGCGTCTTGAAGGATGAGGGCCATGATCGAGATCACCCTGTTGGGCACCGGCAGTCCTATACCCGACCCGAACCGTGCGGGACCGGCGACGCTGGTGCGGGCCGGTGGACAGGTGTTCCTGGTGGATTGCGGGCGCGGCGTCCTACAGCGCGCGGCGGCCGTCGGCGTGGGCGCCGCGGGGTTGTCGGCCCTGCTGCTCACCCACCTGCACAGCGACCACATCGGCGATCTCGGCGACCTGCTGATCACGCGGTGGATCACCACGTTCACGCCCGACCCGGCGCCGTTCCCGATCATCGGGCCGCCCGGCACCGCGGAGACGGTCGAGGCGACGCTGAAGGCGTTCGGCCACGACATCGGTTACCGGATCGCCCATCACGACGACCTGAACACGCCGCCGGCGATCGAGGTACACGAGTACACCGAGGGCCCGGTGTGGGACCGCGATGGCGTCTCGATTCGAGTGGCTCCCACCGACCACCGGCCGGTCGCGCCGACCATCGGGTTCCGGGTCGACGCCGATGGCGCCTCGGTGGTGCTGGCCGGGGACACGGTGCCGTGTGCGAGTCTGGACGAGCTGGCGGCCGGGGCAGGCGCGTTGGTGCACACCGTGATCCGTAAGGACATCGTCACCCAGATCCCGCAGCAGCGGCTGCAGGACATCTGCGACTACCACTCGTCGGTCGAAGAGGCCGCGGCCACCGCAGCCCGCGCGGGGGTCGGCACGCTGGTCATGACGCACTATGTGCCGGCGCTGCTGCCGGGACAAGAAGAACAGTGGCGGACGCTGGCCGCCCAGGAATTCGGCGGGCGCATCGAGCTCGGCGACGACTTGCACCGGGTCGAAGTCGCGCCGCGCCCGTAGCCATGGGTGGTGGCCCGAGCGCACGTGCGCCTCACGACGACGAGCATTGGGCAGACGTCGAACCCGGCACGCTGGCCCATCTGCTGCGGGCACGCAGGCCCGCGTTGTATTTCACCGCCAACATCGGCGACTCGGTCATGACGCTGCCGACCGTGCGCGCATTGAGCGCAATGTTCGACGCCCCGCTGACGGTGCTCTCTCCCAAGGTCTCCTTCGACCTCTGTTTTGGCGAGGTGTGCCCCCGCCTCGTCGACGTCACCGGCGTACCGGAGACGGGGCCGACCGCGCTTCCCGTTCGATCCCCCGACTCTGCGGCCTTGGCCGCACGGCTCGGCCCCGTCGACGTGCTCATCAACGCCGTCAGCACCAACCTGCCCATGGACACGTTTCGGGATCTGCAACGCCGCGTTGCCCCCACCACCACGATCGGCTTCGCCGGTGACTACGCCGAATACGACATCACGATTCCCAAACAGGCGTGGCACGCCTGCGACCTGCTGTTCAAGTTGGCGCGGCTGTTCGACCCGTCGCTGCGGATCGAGGACTACGCCCAGCCGGTGGCCATCGCGCCGTCGGTAACCGAGACTGCCCGGTCGATGCGTGCCGCGGTACCGGCCGAGACCAAGGTGTTGGCCGTGCACGCCGATACCGATTGGAAGGAAAAACGTTGGCCCGTTACACGATTCATCGATCTGCTGAACCGGTTCTTGTCGCGGCGGCCCGACTTCGTGGCTTGGGTCGTCGGGATGGGACACGAGGACCTCAACGCCGGGCGCGAACGCGACCGCATCATCTCCCATCTCGGGCTTCCGCTCGATCTGAGCATGAGCATGGTGGCCCACGCGGATCTCTTCCTGGGTATTGACTCCTGCATGCTGCATGCCGCCGATCTGGCGCAGGTTCCGGGCGTTGGACTGTTCGGGCCGACGCGATCGGCGACATGGGGATTCAGATTCGGGCCACACCGGCACCTCGATCAGCGACGGATGGCCGACATCGGCGTCGACGAGGTGCTCGCTGCATTGGAAGACATCGCCGACGAACAGGTCTAAACCATGGCCGTTGCTCATCTCCCGTTAACCGAAATCCGGCTCGCGACGATGAGTCCGCTGGCGCATTTTGGCGGAATTACCTTGCCCTCGCCTCGATTAAGCTTATTGACCAAGCGCGCCAAGCCCGCGACCGTTAAGTTGCTGGCCGCCGGCCCCGATGCGGGGGTTCGGCATCGGGAGAGGACCTAGGGTATGGGCATCGTCAGGCCGACGGGCGGGTTTGCCGAAGGCATGCTCGACGGCGGCGGATGGCCCGATGTCGCAGAAGACGCGTTTTACGACCGAGCCCGGCAGTACATGCAGGTGTTGCGGCAAGTAACCGACGTCCTGGACACCTTCCGACAGCAGCAGGGCGAGATCTTCGCCAGTGGCCTCTGGTCGGGCGGCGCCGCCGCAGCCGCCAACGGCCAGGTCGAATCCAACATCGACGAATTGGTAACGCTGCAAAACGATTTGGCCACCGCGATCACCTGGCAGCGCAAAGTCGCCGGATCGATCGAGCAGGCGAAATTGGACATCGGCGACAACGTGGAGGCTGCGCACCGGCAGATCAAGCTGATCGAGCAGGATTCCAAACTGGAACCCGCCGAACGAACCGCCGCCATCAATTCGGTCGTCGCCGCGACGCGTACCGCCAACGTCAGCGTGGTCCAGGGCACTGCGGAGCAGATTCTGGAGAGCAAGGACTGGAAGCCGCCCGAGCGCGCGCTGCAGGATCTGCTCGACCAGAAAGCACCGCCGGACTCCTCGCCTCGCGACCCACTGCTGGGTGATCGCGACCGGGACGGCCGTTCCTGGGGACAGGGTTCACCGGATGGCGCCGCGCAGCCGTCGACTGCGGCTCCCCCGCCAACCACCGCCCCACCGCCGGCAACGGTCATGGCCCCGGCCCCGGTTGCGCCGCCAGCGCCGGCAGCCAGCACTGGCGGGACCGCCCCGGCAGTGCCGCCGAGCGCACCGAAACCGTTGAGCCCGGCGGAGTCCGCGCCACCTGTCGGCGCGGGCGGCCGCAACACCGGCATGCCTGCCGCGCCGGCGGCGCCGGCTGCGCAGTTCGCGGGGCCGCGGGACACCGGTCCCGCGATGGCGCCCGCGTCGGCGACCGGCATGCCGGCGGCACCGGCCGGACCGCGCGGTGCCGCCGCGGGATCGAGCGCGGGAGCGGGATCGAATGCGCCGGTCGGGCAGAACCCTTCCGGTGCGTCGCCCAGTACCCGGCCGGCGTCGGCCCATTCGTCACCGCGCAGCGCGGCCGCCGCGCGCCCGAAGCCGGCTGCGGCTCAGCACACCGACTCGGATGCTGGTGCGGCAGTTCCGGTTTCGGCAGCACGCGCCGAACGCGACGCCGCCGCCGACGCGACGCGCCGCGGCGAAGCCGATCCGCTAGTGCTGGCGCGGCGCATCGCGGCCGCGCTCAATGCGCCGGATAGCGGCGGCGCAAACCATTTGAAGTTCTTCTGGGTAACGGCGGTGACCACCGAGGGCGTCATCGTGGTGGCCAACAATTACGGACTGGCTTACATCCCCGACGGGGTGCGGTTGCCCGAACAGGTACGCATGGCCAGCGCCGAGCAGGCGATCCCGGCCACCGAGCGGGCGCGCTGGGCCACCTACCCGACGATCGCGGTGCAAGGTTGGGCCGAACACCGAAATACCAAGCTGCGAGCGGTGATTGCGACCGACGAGCAGTTCGCCGATTCGGACCCCGGGGTGGCCAAAGTCGTGCTGAAACCCGAGGACATCCCACAAAGCGGCGCGATGGCCGGCCGGTCCCGGCTGGAGGTCGTTGATCCTGCGGCGGCAGAGCGCCTGGCGGAAACTCCCGATTCGCGGTTGGCCAGCCTGTTGCCCGCGCCGCCGGCCACCGCGCCCACCGACGGGCGCTCGAAGTTGTGGCTCGAGGTGATCAGACCGTTGGCTAGCCGGGCGACGGGGCGATCCGCAGCACACTTGCGGGCATTCCGCGGCTACGCCGCCCACGCGCAAGAGGTGATCCTCGGCGAGGCGAGGTCGGCGGCCGACCCGGTTGCCCAACGTTTGGCCGTCGCAGACTGGCTGTACTGGAAGCACGTCACCGAATTACTCGACGTCGCTGTCGCCCCGTCAGCACCGAAGGTGCCGGTCAAACCCTGACCGCTGCGGCACACCAAAAGCGTTGCGGCTACTCGGGTTTGGCTTGAATCGCGCTCGTCGCTGCGGTGATCGAGTCGGCCAGCTGCCCCAGCGACTCGAGCAATCTTTCATTTTCGGCCTCGACCACTACCGCCGCCGTGGCTTGCGCGTTTTGTATCGCCTCGTTGACCCGCAGCGCCACCGTCTCGATGCCCAGTCGCAGCAGCCCGTCCTCGATGTGCAAGCTGGTAAGCCATTGGTGCCCGTCGACCGTCACCTGAACGGTCCCGGACTCATCGGAGCCCCTGAAGGATTCGGCGTTCAGATTGTCCGCCTGCGCGTCCCCCATCGACTGAACCTGCTGCGCCATACGCAGCATTTCAGCCACTACCGGGTGCATCTCGGTGTTCATGTGGCGTCCCTACTACTCGTTGCCGTATCGCGTGGCGAACACGTCTGCCTGCGCGCGAATAGCCTGATCCGGCGACCGCAGTTGCGCCATACCGGTCTCCAGTCCTTCGCTGATGAGCTCTTGCTCCTCGTGATCGGTAACCCCCAAGTGCCGAAAAGCGTCGAGCACGAATGAGTGCTGAATCGACAAGGCGCGTTGCCGGGCGAGGTCCGCGATGACAAGGATCTCCTCGGCAAGCTGGGATTCGGTCATCTTGCCCGCGTCCGCTGACAGCTCGACCAGCGAGATTCTGCCGTCCATGGTCGCCGTCACCGAAACGGACTCGGGGGGGTTCGTCACCTTGGCCGTCGGCATCGCGTCATCGTCGTCCCCGGCGTCGGCGGCCTCGAGGTCGCCGTCGTTCTCGGCCAGCGCATCGATCAATTCGCCTTCGGAATCGGCGAGCGGGGCCGGCTCGCCGACGGCCAATGAGTCGATAAGCGACGGCTCGGCGCTATCGCGGCCGACCCCGTCGCCGAAATCCAGGAACGAGCCGCTCTCCTGGCCAAAACCATCACCGAAGTCCTGGTGCGCACCGCCTTCGGGTCCGGGGTTATCGCCGAAATCCCAGGCAGCGCTATTCCCGTCATCGCCGTGCCCGTGCTGCGTGGTGTCCACTCTGCTGGCTCTCCTTCCGAACTTTCAGCGGTAAGCGTCGATCAGCCGGGCATCATCTGTTGGCTGAGATCCTCGCTCGACTGGGTGTCGGTGCCGGTATAGGCGGTCCTGGCGGCACGCAAATTGGCGGCCATTTCGTTGGACACGGCGACCATGTTGGTGCAGGCGGCTTCGCGTTCTTTTTCCGTAATGAACATGGCCCCCCAGAACACCGCTGAGATGAAGCCATGGTCCCAAATCAATTTGTAGGCTAACCCATCGGTTTCCGCCATGGCACTGTTGATTTCGGCGGCGGCTTCTTCCTGTTCGACCGCCAATTGTTCGAGGTATGCGGAGGTTACTTGTAAACTATTGTCTGGCATGGTATTTCCTCTTCTACGCTAATGGCTTGGGTACGGCCGCGGCATGCGCCTCAGCGGACGCCTTCGCGCTCTCGTTTAGCACCGTCGGCTGCGGTGTCGACCGGCGCGCTTTCTCCGGCTTCGGCGCCGGCGGCCGCCCCTTGGACATCCCTCGCGGTAAAGTCTTCCTTGTCGACTTCCTTATCGACGCCCGCGTCTCGCGCGTCAGCCCCCTTCGCCCCGCTCACGGCCGACGACACCGACGAGGCTCGTGAGCCTGGCGGCTGGCTGGGCACCTGGCCCAGCCCGGCTGCCGCGTAGGCCGGTGCGCCGGTGGTCTGCGGCACCGCACTTCCTGACGGTGCCCCCGGCGACTCGTCCTTGGGAATTCCACCGGCGTAGCTCGTGTCCCCCGTAGACCGACTGGGGGCACCGGTGGGCAGGGAAGCAAGTTCGTCGAAACCACCCGAAACCGCTGCTGACGACCCGGCGCCGCTGAGTTGGTCGAACTCGCTCACCATGGACTTCGACGCAGGCGCTTGTTTGGGCGCCGCGTATTCCGCACCCGTTACAGTCGCGCTCGCGGCAGCGGCCGTGTAGCCCTCGGTGATGGCCGTGAGTGAAGCCCCGTTCTCCGCCGCTTGGCTGAAAGCGACAACGCAAGCAGAGAGGGCAATTGGCAAACCTATAAGCAACACCGCCCACTGGAACGTGATCGACATCGCCACTCCCGCCGGGCCGTACCACCATCTGATCGCGGACGCTATGGGAACACACACGGTGTACAAGGCCCTGACCCCTGTCAGGGTCACCTTGCAAATCCCGAGCGTGTCGGAATTCTGCTGGAGGAGAGCAGCGACCTGCAGATCGAGGTCCGCTAGGATAGTCGCTAATTCTATCTGCTGGGCGTTTCGTGCGTTATAGGCGTCGGCAGCCGTGCCCGACCAGGAATCGTCGGCGACGGTCGCGTCTTTCAGGTTTTCCCAGGCTAATTTGAAGTAACTCGATGCCGCCTCATACGTTTGACCCTGTTCCTTGCCGCTTCCGAGCAATAGCGTCAGAGCGGTGACGATTTGTATTCCGCGCTCCAGGATCTGGGCCTCGACTCCGAACGCCTTGGCCAACGACTCGCCATCGTCCTTACGAGGACCGAACTTGCCTTCGGGGATATAGTTTTTGCCGACCGCGTACCCAGCCTGGCCCAACGCCAACCCAAGGTTGAACACACCGTCAACGTAATTACCCGCCGCGATAGCTTTGATCCCTGCGACCGTGCTGAAGCCGGGCTTCCAGCTGTCTGAGGTTTTCGGCATGGCTACTTTTCTCCCAATTTCCCTGGGGCCACTTGGCTATTCGATTGAAGTCTAACAGCGTACCGGTCGTCGTGCATCCAATCCTGCTGTGCACCAGGCACTTTCATTGCTCGACACCGATTCGCCGCTGTCGGGTTCCCTGTCGTTCATCTTTGCTGGCATACCAGCACCTGAGCAACGCGATCACTCGGGTGCGTCGTTGCGACGGCGGACACCGATGACCGACGAGGTCCACGGCCGCTCTTCGGTGTAGATATCCTCTTCCTCGCCGTAGCGCTTGGCCTTCGAGTCCTTACCCTGGCCCTGCCCGGCGCCGGCGCCCATCGGCATCCCGCCGCCCATGGCGCCGCGGCCGGCCGTTGCGCCGCCCGCGCCCGGGCCCGCACCAACCCCGCTGGCCGCGGGTCGTGTCGAACCACCCGAGCCCGCTCCCGCGTCCGTCGCAGACTGCAACGGCATCGACGGCATGCCGCCGCCCCCGAACGACGCCGGCTTGACCCCGCCCGCCTTCGGCAGCCCGGGCATTCCCGTCGGCAGTGGTGTCGACGGCGTGGTGGCGAACGGGTCACTGGCCGTGTCGCTTTGGCTGGACGCCATGTTGCTGAGGCTGCTCACCGTGTCCGCGACATTGGCGTTGCCCAGCTGCGACGCAAGGGCCCCGGGGCTGGTACCCCCGGTCCCCGCGTCGACGACACCACCGATGGCGCCACGGATGATTTCGCCGGCGTTGTCCGGTATCTGCAGCGGCGCCTTGATGGCGACCGCGGCCGGCGGATTGGAGGGATACACCAGCGATAGCGGCACCGCGGCGCGCTGGTTGTAATCGGCCAGCACCGTCTCCGACCTTTCCTGCATGTCCACGTA from the Mycobacterium lentiflavum genome contains:
- a CDS encoding ribonuclease Z, translating into MIEITLLGTGSPIPDPNRAGPATLVRAGGQVFLVDCGRGVLQRAAAVGVGAAGLSALLLTHLHSDHIGDLGDLLITRWITTFTPDPAPFPIIGPPGTAETVEATLKAFGHDIGYRIAHHDDLNTPPAIEVHEYTEGPVWDRDGVSIRVAPTDHRPVAPTIGFRVDADGASVVLAGDTVPCASLDELAAGAGALVHTVIRKDIVTQIPQQRLQDICDYHSSVEEAAATAARAGVGTLVMTHYVPALLPGQEEQWRTLAAQEFGGRIELGDDLHRVEVAPRP
- a CDS encoding CBS domain-containing protein, whose product is MRIADVLRNKGAAVTTINPDATVRELLAGLAEQNIGAMVVVGDEGVVGIVSERDVVRQLHAHGPSMLTRPISKIMTATVATCTKSDTVDEVSVLMTKNRVRHVPVLDGKKLIGIVSIGDVVKTRMEELQAEQQQLQSYITQG
- a CDS encoding type VII secretion target, encoding MPDNSLQVTSAYLEQLAVEQEEAAAEINSAMAETDGLAYKLIWDHGFISAVFWGAMFITEKEREAACTNMVAVSNEMAANLRAARTAYTGTDTQSSEDLSQQMMPG
- a CDS encoding YbaB/EbfC family nucleoid-associated protein, which codes for MNTEMHPVVAEMLRMAQQVQSMGDAQADNLNAESFRGSDESGTVQVTVDGHQWLTSLHIEDGLLRLGIETVALRVNEAIQNAQATAAVVVEAENERLLESLGQLADSITAATSAIQAKPE
- a CDS encoding type II toxin-antitoxin system PemK/MazF family toxin codes for the protein MASSRKSQWKTFQRFAQNVVVYGVPRFIQQVQTAHAVYREIEQVVKTTANARASSGDSQATSITAGRPVTSDSFPTAQRARKVVYAPDLDGRADPGEIVWTWVAYEDDPTQGKDRPVLVVGRDRSVLLGLMLSSQARCASDPDWVGIGAGDWDYEGRESWVRLDRVLDVPEEGIRREGAILKREVFDVVAARLRTDYAWR
- a CDS encoding secretion protein EspK produces the protein MGIVRPTGGFAEGMLDGGGWPDVAEDAFYDRARQYMQVLRQVTDVLDTFRQQQGEIFASGLWSGGAAAAANGQVESNIDELVTLQNDLATAITWQRKVAGSIEQAKLDIGDNVEAAHRQIKLIEQDSKLEPAERTAAINSVVAATRTANVSVVQGTAEQILESKDWKPPERALQDLLDQKAPPDSSPRDPLLGDRDRDGRSWGQGSPDGAAQPSTAAPPPTTAPPPATVMAPAPVAPPAPAASTGGTAPAVPPSAPKPLSPAESAPPVGAGGRNTGMPAAPAAPAAQFAGPRDTGPAMAPASATGMPAAPAGPRGAAAGSSAGAGSNAPVGQNPSGASPSTRPASAHSSPRSAAAARPKPAAAQHTDSDAGAAVPVSAARAERDAAADATRRGEADPLVLARRIAAALNAPDSGGANHLKFFWVTAVTTEGVIVVANNYGLAYIPDGVRLPEQVRMASAEQAIPATERARWATYPTIAVQGWAEHRNTKLRAVIATDEQFADSDPGVAKVVLKPEDIPQSGAMAGRSRLEVVDPAAAERLAETPDSRLASLLPAPPATAPTDGRSKLWLEVIRPLASRATGRSAAHLRAFRGYAAHAQEVILGEARSAADPVAQRLAVADWLYWKHVTELLDVAVAPSAPKVPVKP
- a CDS encoding glycosyltransferase family 9 protein, which gives rise to MGGGPSARAPHDDEHWADVEPGTLAHLLRARRPALYFTANIGDSVMTLPTVRALSAMFDAPLTVLSPKVSFDLCFGEVCPRLVDVTGVPETGPTALPVRSPDSAALAARLGPVDVLINAVSTNLPMDTFRDLQRRVAPTTTIGFAGDYAEYDITIPKQAWHACDLLFKLARLFDPSLRIEDYAQPVAIAPSVTETARSMRAAVPAETKVLAVHADTDWKEKRWPVTRFIDLLNRFLSRRPDFVAWVVGMGHEDLNAGRERDRIISHLGLPLDLSMSMVAHADLFLGIDSCMLHAADLAQVPGVGLFGPTRSATWGFRFGPHRHLDQRRMADIGVDEVLAALEDIADEQV
- a CDS encoding EspA/EspE family type VII secretion system effector, giving the protein MPKTSDSWKPGFSTVAGIKAIAAGNYVDGVFNLGLALGQAGYAVGKNYIPEGKFGPRKDDGESLAKAFGVEAQILERGIQIVTALTLLLGSGKEQGQTYEAASSYFKLAWENLKDATVADDSWSGTAADAYNARNAQQIELATILADLDLQVAALLQQNSDTLGICKVTLTGVRALYTVCVPIASAIRWWYGPAGVAMSITFQWAVLLIGLPIALSACVVAFSQAAENGASLTAITEGYTAAAASATVTGAEYAAPKQAPASKSMVSEFDQLSGAGSSAAVSGGFDELASLPTGAPSRSTGDTSYAGGIPKDESPGAPSGSAVPQTTGAPAYAAAGLGQVPSQPPGSRASSVSSAVSGAKGADARDAGVDKEVDKEDFTARDVQGAAAGAEAGESAPVDTAADGAKREREGVR